A single window of Nicotiana sylvestris chromosome 3, ASM39365v2, whole genome shotgun sequence DNA harbors:
- the LOC104247623 gene encoding probable polygalacturonase At3g15720 — translation MKMLISYFFALLLLPSLVFSVHDSPVFNVLDYGAVGDGLADSTNAFNKTWEATCSSSSSSPTMYVPFGNTFLIHPLKLSGPCSSPGITIEINGNIVAPIEPSEWTCLTTHCDKWIYIKHVNGLTVRGSGTINGRGHKWWDVNDRRKPTAFDISHSQNISVSGLRFKDNPHVHFHIEDSESATVSNITIDAPAKSPNTDGIHLSSSRDVSINHCRIGTGDDCISIVDGCSNLKISNIICGPGHGISIGSLGKHGSNDTVENVLVSDVVFIKSTNGARIKTWQGGQGYAKNIIFERILSQDSHNPIIIDQFYCDHENCIEQDLAVQVSGITFRQILGTSQGEFAVKLDCSAKVPCTGILMEDIYIRSGTKREAKSYINSAHGFVKGQNLPEIRL, via the exons ATGAAGATGCTCATCTCATACTTTTTTGCTCTACTACTTTTGCCTTCTTTGGTTTTTTCTGTACATGATTCTCCAGTATTTAATGTTCTGGATTATGGTGCAGTTGGAGATGGCTTGGCCGATTCAACCAAT GCTTTCAACAAAACATGGGAAGCAACATGCTCGTCATCGTCATCTTCTCCAACTATGTATGTTCCCTTTGGCAATACGTTCTTGATTCATCCCTTGAAACTGAGTGGCCCTTGCTCATCACCAGGCATTACTATTGAG ATAAATGGAAATATAGTTGCACCAATTGAACCCTCGGAATGGACGTGTTTGACCACTCATTGTGATAAGTGGATTTATATTAAACATGTTAACGGCCTTACAGTACGTGGGAGTGGAACAATTAATGGTCGGGGACACAAATGGTGGGATGTTAAT GACCGCAGGAAACCAACT GCTTTTGATATTTCACATAGCCAAAACATTAGTGTAAGCGGACTGAGGTTTAAGGACAACCCTCACGTTCATTTTCATATTGAGGACTCCGAATCTGCTACTGTCTCAAACATAACCATAGACGCCCCAGCAAAAAGTCCAAATACTGATGGTATTCATCTTTCTAGCAGCCGAGACGTTTCCATTAACCATTGTCGAATTGGAACTG GGGATGATTGTATCTCAATTGTAGATGGATGTTCCAATCTGAAAATCAGCAACATAATATGCGGACCAGGGCATGGTATAAG TATTGGAAGTCTAGGCAAGCATGGATCAAACGACACTGTTGAAAATGTTCTTGTCAGTGATGTGGTGTTCATAAAATCTACAAATGGTGCTCGGATAAAGACATGGCAG GGAGGCCAAGGATACGCTAAGAACATCATTTTCGAGAGAATATTGTCGCAAGATTCTCATAACCCTATAATTATCGATCAGTTCTATTGTGATCATGAAAACTGTATAGAACAA GATTTAGCAGTACAGGTTAGTGGTATTACTTTTAGACAGATACTTGGAACTTCCCAAGGTGAATTTGCTGTGAAGCTTGATTGCAGTGCTAAAGTTCCATGTACGGGTATATTAATGGAGGATATATACATCCGTTCAGGCACCAAACGTGAAGCTAAATCGTATATTAATAGTGCACATGGATTTGTTAAGGGTCAAAATTTACCTGAAATCCGCCTTTGA
- the LOC104247619 gene encoding uncharacterized protein, producing the protein MAASTTAYLRIVEHGFSSKPRFGRLFPSKSAPRFLAMAPKKKVNKYDDAWKKQWYGAGLFYEGGEQVEVDVFKKLEKRKVLSTVEKAGLLSKAEELGFTLSSIEKLGVFSKAEELGLLSLLEKAASFEPSALASAALPILVAAILAIVLIPDDSAGLVAVQAVLAGALGLGAVGLLVGSVVLDGLQEAD; encoded by the exons ATGGCGGCTTCAACCACTGCTTATCTGAGAATCGTAGAGCATGGCTTTAGTTCCAAGCCCCGATTTGGCCGCTTATTTCCCTCTAAAAGCGCCCCGCGATTCTTGGCCATGGCTCCTAAAAAGAAG GTGAACAAGTATGATGATGCTTGGAAAAAACAATGGTACGGAGCGGGACTATTCTACGAGGGCGGAGAACAAGTGGAAGTTGATGTGTTCAAAAAACTGGAGAAGCGAAAAGTTTTGAGCACTGTAGAGAAAGCTGGGCTTCTATCAAAGGCCGAAGAGCTAGGCTTTACGCTGTCCTCCATAGAGAAGTTAGGTGTATTTTCAAAGGCCGAAGAACTTGGACTGCTCAGTTTGCTAGAGAAGGCTGCGAGTTTCGAGCCTTCTGCTTTGGCGTCGGCGGCGCTTCCTATTTTAGTGGCGGCTATACTAGCAATCGTGTTGATACCCGATGATTCTGCGGGTCTTGTGGCGGTCCAGGCCGTTTTGGCTGGAGCACTTGGGTTGGGAGCTGTCGGGTTGTTAGTTGGGTCAGTGGTTTTGGATGGGTTGCAGGAGGCTGATTGA
- the LOC104223914 gene encoding protein NRT1/ PTR FAMILY 4.6 yields MDHAKTLTMWEGYVDWRNRPAMKGCHGGVVAASFVLVVEILENLAYLANASNLVLYLSKTMNFSPSASANIVTNFMGTSFLLALLGGFLSDACLTTYYIYLISAAIEFMGLLMLTFQARIPSLRPPICASINRNTSCNEAGHGQAAMLFGGLYLAALGVGGIKGSLPAHGAEQFDENSPQGRKHRSTFFNYYIFCLSCGALIAVTLVVWVEDNKGWQWGFGISTVAILSSIAIFLLGSGTYRIKIPKGSPFTTILKVLVAAFCNSLFPKNSISNVLDTRKSPQNTTEISQEEEGHGEWKEEIQTEMNDQKFIDKSTMNKAAYPSLHCTVKQAEEVKIVVKILPIFMSTVMLNCCLAQLSTFSIQQAATMNTYIGALKVPPASLPIFPVIFTMILAPVYNHIIIPFARAATKSEMGITHLQRIGTGLFLSIVAMAVAALVEMKRKRVAAQSGLMNSTEPLPITFLWVALQYLFLGSADLFSLAGLMEFFFTEAPLSMRSLATAVSWASLAMGYYLSSVIVSIVNHITGRFQRTPWLYGSNLNHYHLERFYWLMCILSGLNFLHYLLWATRYKYRSTEPDDQRDKNDNTPSEAQL; encoded by the exons atg GATCATGCGAAGACATTGACCATGTGGGAAGGTTACGTGGACTGGAGAAACAGGCCAGCCATGAAAGGATGTCATGGAGGTGTGGTTGCCGCCTCTTTTGTGTTGG TGGTGGAGATTTTGGAGAACTTAGCCTACCTGGCAAATGCGAGTAATCTAGTCCTTTATCTATCGAAAACTATGAATTTTTCTCCATCTGCTTCAGCCAACATAGTTACCAACTTTATGGGAACTTCCTTCCTTCTCGCTCTACTTGGCGGGTTCTTATCTGATGCTTGCCTCACCACCTATTACATCTATCTGATTAGTGCGGCAATTGAATTTATG GGACTATTGATGCTCACATTTCAAGCTCGCATACCTTCCCTGAGGCCGCCTATCTGTGCATCCATAAACAGAAACACCTCATGTAACGAAGCTGGTCATGGCCAAGCAGCAATGTTATTTGGTGGCCTCTACCTGGCGGCCTTGGGTGTTGGAGGGATAAAAGGCTCACTTCCTGCACATGGAGCGGAGCAATTCGATGAGAATTCGCCACAAGGAAGGAAGCACAGATCTACCTTCTTCAATTATTACATCTTCTGCCTCTCTTGTGGAGCATTGATTGCAGTGACATTAGTAGTATGGGTAGAAGATAATAAAGGCTGGCAGTGGGGCTTTGGTATCTCAACCGTAGCAATATTGAGCTCAATTgccattttcctcctaggatctGGGACTTACAGGATCAAAATTCCCAAAGGAAGCCCATTTACAACCATTTTAAAG GTTCTAGTAGCAGCATTTTGCAACTCTCTTTTTCCTAAGAATTCTATCAGTAATGTGTTAGACACAAGGAAATCCCCCCAAAACACAACTGAGATAAGTCAGGAAGAAGAAGGACATGGGGAATGGAAGGAAGAAATTCAGACTGAAATGAATGACCAGAAGTTCATCGATAAATCAACAATGAACAAGGCAGCCTACCCATCACTTCACTGCACAGTCAAACAAGCAGAAGAGGTGAAAATAGTCGTCAAGATCTTGCCAATATTTATGTCAACTGTTATGCTGAACTGTTGCTTGGCTCAGCTTTCAACATTTTCTATACAACAAGCAGCCACCATGAACACATATATTGGTGCTCTAAAAGTTCCACCAGCTTCTCTTCCAATATTTCCAGTCATATTCACCATGATACTGGCACCAGTATATAATCATATTATAATCCCCTTCGCCAGGGCAGCAACTAAGAGTGAAATGGGCATTACTCATCTACAGAGAATCGGAACCGGGCTATTCCTATCAATTGTAGCCATGGCTGTTGCAGCTCTAGTGGAGATGAAGCGGAAGAGAGTGGCAGCGCAATCTGGCTTAATGAATTCAACCGAACCACTTCCTATCACATTTCTTTGGGTAGCACTGCAATATCTGTTCCTGGGATCAGCTGATCTCTTCAGCTTGGCTGGCTTGATGGAGTTCTTCTTCACGGAGGCCCCCTTAAGCATGAGGTCATTGGCAACAGCAGTCTCTTGGGCATCACTAGCCATGGGTTATTACCTCAGTTCAGTGATCGTATCAATAGTAAACCATATAACTGGTAGGTTTCAGCGAACGCCATGGCTCTACGGGAGTAATTTGAATCATTATCACCTTGAAAGGTTTTATTGGTTGATGTGCATATTAAGTGGACTAAATTTCTTACATTATCTCCTCTGGGCTACTCGCTACAAGTACAGATCAACAGAGCCTGATGACCAGAGAGACAAAAATGACAACACACCGTCAGAAGCCCAGCTATAG